Proteins found in one Amblyraja radiata isolate CabotCenter1 chromosome 45, sAmbRad1.1.pri, whole genome shotgun sequence genomic segment:
- the LOC116968610 gene encoding insulinoma-associated protein 1-like — MPRGFLVKRTNRAAPVSYRVRGDDEGPRFSEGPPTPWGHGMPGSPCAPSRSPDRPAPPGRPANSSSPVSAESFPGPSALMSSLGRAAFAVSVSDGEVEMGSSCAPVRPAKRQGAEAEGRGQRKRPRMERKACRDEVTTSPVLGLRITGELTDCQQPRASGQPLGEFICQLCKEEYVDALSLAQHRCSRIVRVEYRCAECDKVFSCPANLASHCRWHKPKNPGSLQGQEAAKGKTRAESQRDSCNSSPRACDDAGHHEDELFDCPLCGKRFRRQAYLRKHMATHRPPVLFPGSRQLLRQPPAQLGESAAPPPHALRLAFVATEDVPAKPCPEAPFAACLVQSRHLEKSRQVVLLQLSTAHAVM, encoded by the coding sequence ATGCCTCGAGGGTTCCTGGTGAAGAGGACCAACAGGGCCGCTCCTGTTTCCTACAGGGTGCGCGGCGACGACGAGGGTCCGAGGTTCTCGGAGGGGCCACCCACGCCGTGGGGCCACGGGATGCCCGGCTCCCCCTGCGCCCCGTCCCGCAGTCCGGACCGTCCAGCCCCCCCGGGGAGGCCGGCCAACTCCAGCTCGCCCGTCTCGGCCGAGTCCTTCCCGGGCCCGTCGGCCTTGATGTCCTCGCTGGGGCGGGCCGCCTTCGCCGTCTCCGTGTCGGACGGGGAGGTGGAGATGGGCTCCAGCTGCGCCCCTGTCCGGCCGGCCAAGAGGCAGGGGGCCGAGGCCGAGGGCAGGGGCCAGCGGAAGAGGCCCAGGATGGAGAGGAAGGCCTGTCGAGACGAGGTGACCACGTCGCCGGTCCTGGGGCTAAGGATCACCGGAGAGCTGACGGACTGCCAGCAACCCAGGGCGTCCGGGCAGCCCCTGGGAGAGTTCATCTGCCAACTGTGCAAGGAGGAGTACGTGGACGCGCTGTCGCTGGCCCAGCACCGCTGTTCCAGGATCGTCCGGGTGGAGTACCGCTGTGCCGAGTGCGACAAGGTGTTCAGCTGCCCGGCCAACCTGGCCTCTCACTGCCGCTGGCACAAGCCCAAGAACCCCGGCAGCCTGCAGGGCCAGGAGGCGGCCAAGGGTAAAACCAGAGCCGAGAGCCAGCGGGACAGCTGCAATTCCTCGCCCCGGGCCTGCGACGACGCCGGCCACCACGAGGACGAGCTGTTCGACTGCCCGCTCTGCGGGAAGCGCTTCCGGCGGCAGGCCTACCTCCGCAAGCACATGGCCACCCACCGGCCGCCCGTCCTCTTCCCCGGCAGCCGGCAGCTCCTCCGCCAACCtccggcgcagctcggggaatccGCCGCCCCTCCCCCGCACGCTCTCCGGCTGGCCTTTGTCGCTACTGAGGACGTGCCGGCCAAACCCTGCCCCGAGGCCCCCTTCGCCGCCTGCCTCGTGCAGAGCCGGCATCTGGAGAAGAGCAGGCAAGTGGTGTTGCTTCAGCTCTCCACAGCGCATGCGGTGATGTGA